The genomic window TATAAAGTAATCGCAGGAAGACAGAAATAAATAACAATTTTATTGAGCGTCTTATAGATATGAGTAGGAAACTGTTTTACGTGCTGCAAAACTAAGCCCAGCGAAAGAAAGAGAAATATTAGTATAAAGTTGTTCATATCATGGCGTCAAGACAAAAATAGGAAATTATAAATTGATGAATTGAACAAATTATCTCCTCTCTTTGAGTTTTTTGTTACTTTTAATATGTAATTCGAAAAATCTATGCAGCAAATAAGGGATAATCTTGAACTAATGACCAAACTTTCTGATGAAGACTGGAACATCTTTTCGTCAAAACTCATTCGTCAGGAATTTTCGAAGAAAACTGCGATACTTCAAACTGGCCAAATAGAAAATTATCTTTCTTTTATAGAAAAAGGAATTCTTAGATATTATGTTCCTTCTGAGAATAAAGACTTAACGTTTACTTTTGTATTTGATGGCGAATTTACAAGCGGATATGATTCATTTATTACCAGATTACCAATAAACTACACTATCGAAGCACTTTCTGACACCATACTTTGGCGCGTTTCTTATAATGATCTTCAGGACATTTATGCCGAAACTAAAGTTGGCAATACTATAGGCCGATTAGCAAGCGAAGATTTATTTATTAAAAAATCAAAGAGAGAGCTCTCTTTGCTAAACGATTCTGCAGAGCAACGCTATCTTAACTTATTCACCGAGCAGCCTCACTTAATACAAAAAATTCCGCAAAAATACCTTGCCTCTTACATTGGCATTACTCCACAAGCTTTAAGCCGAATCAGGAAACGCATTTATTAACCTAGGTTCATTGTTTTAGGCTTCTTTACTGTGCAACTTTGTGCAATAAAAAAAAGATATGGAAACCTTAATCGTGCTTTTTGGAGTTTTTATCGCCATACTGCTTATTATTTGGCTTACCACTAAACGGTTTGAATTAGCATTTGCGGGAAGAGTAGCCATGGCGTCTATGCTGACATTTACTGCTGTTGGGCATTTTGTTTTTGCTAAAGGAATGGCGATGATGATCTCTTTTTTGCCTTGGGCAAATGCTATTGTGTTTGTTACAGGAATCATAGAATTAATTGCTGCAATTGGATTGCTACTGCCAAAAACTAAAATCCTTACAGGAAAACTGCTGATTTTATTCTTTATCTTACTCCTACCCGCTAACATTTATGCCGCAAGCCATAATATCAATTTACAAACTGCCGATTATACCGGCAAAGGCTTATCGTATTTATGGATCAGAATACCAATGCAACTTCTTTTTATAGCATGGGTGTATTTTTCTTCACTAGGAATCAATCAAAAATCAAAATAGTCAATAAGGAAATTGTACGTCACTCATAATTAATGATGTGCATTTTCCTTTACTTTTATTTTATGTTTCTAATTACTTTAATTAACTTTAAGTTAAAATTGTTTTTTGCATTACAAAAAGACGTAAATTTGTAACATATTTTATTACAGTATGATTTCAGGTAAATTTGCCATAACGATTCACATTCTTACTTTGCTCCATAAATTCCCAAATGATTATTTGTCATCGGAGTTTATTGCGGGAAGTATTAATCTAAATCCTGTTTTGGTCAGAAAAGAAATTGCCAATCTAAAAGCACACCATATTGTAGAAAGTAAAGAAGGAAAAAATGGCGGTACAAAATTGGCAGTAAATGCTGCTGATCTGACTTTAAAACAAATATTCGAAATGACCTTTGAAACGATTGGTTTAGGTTTTGCAAAAAATCAGCCGAATCCCGATTGCCCTGTTGGAAAAAACATCAATCAGCATTTGGAAGTTTTATACAGCGAAATGAATCAAAATGTCAGCAAACAGCTGGAAGGAATTTCATTGGAAGATTTTTCGAATCAGTTTTAAAACTATTTTTTTAATCCAAACTGTAACATTTTTTATTACTAAATAAATTTATATATTATGAAAATCGCACTTATTGGAGCTACAGGATTTGTTGGCTCAGCAATTTTAAATGAATTAGCAGACAGAAAACATGAAATTACTGCTATTGCAAGGACTCCAAAAGATACAGCAAACGCAACTTGGGTTGCTGCAGATATTTTTAATGTTGATGCTCTGGCAGAAATCTTAAAAGGTCACGATGCTGTTGTTAATGCTTATAACCCAGGATGGACTAATCCTAATATTTACGATGACTTTTTAGCAGGTTCAAAAGCTATTCAGGAAGCGGTTAAAAAATCAGGCGTTAAACGTTTCATCACAATTGGTGGAGCTGGAAGTTTATATGTTGCTCCAGATTTGCAAGCCGTTGATACTCCAGATTTTCCAAAAGAGATTTTCCCTGGGGCCAATGCTGCAAGACATTATTTAAATATTATTAAAGAAGAAAAAGATTTAGATTGGGCATTCTTTAGTCCTGCTTTCGAAATGCACGCTGGAACCAAAACAGGAAGAACTGGAAAATACCGTTTAGGTTTAGAAAATCCTGTTTTTAATGACGAACAAAGAAGTATTTTATCTGTAGAAGATTTGGCTGTTGTTATTACTGATGAAGTAGAAACTCCAAAACACCATCAAGTTAGATTTACAGCTGGATATTAATTCTTTTAAGATGCTAAGGTTCTGAGATTCTCAGCTACTAAGTTTTTTTGCCGCGCCCCAAACGATGGCGAACAGGCGAAGCATTTACACAAAATTTCTGTTATTTTTTTTGTTTTTTATATCTTCCTGAGCGAAGTCGAAGGACAAACAAAGAAATTCCACAATACTACTCAGACTCGACAGATTTTAACTCCGCCCCGAAGTATCGGATCGGAACTGTCGGGTCTTTTTGCGTTAAGCTATTTGGCTAGGTCAACTTTGACCAAAAACTATTTTAATTTTTCTTTAAAAAAAATCGCACTCAAATTTTCATGTTATTATCCCGATTTTCATAAAATGAAATCTCTTTTTCTAAATGAAAAACAACCTTTTTTAGACTTTCAATAGTATCTTTTTGTGTTTCTGCCAATTTTTTATACGTCAGATCATTTTCTGAAGGAATAATTTCCGGTTGATAGTTATCGCTATAATCATCTTTAAGCATCAGACCTTCACTTTTCAACAACCATTCACAACTATACTTGGGATATTTTTCAACTATTTTTATCACCCACTTGGTTTGAATATCACTGTTATTAGCCATTGCACGATACAAAACGCCTTTACTAGCGCCAATTATCCGCTCTAATTTCGCTACAGTAACACCTTCATTATCAGCTATTTTCTTTATATTTTCTAAGATCACATTCATTAAAGTAGGAAATTTCCCTTATTTTTCTTTTTTAGTTGAAAATTATCACCTATCTTTGTTTCTAATTTTAAAACAAAGTGAGCAATGGACAAAAGTAAAACAAAAATCTATAAATCCTACGACTCTAACATTCTGGAAGCATTGTTTTTAAAGTATGGCGTTTCAAAATATTATATACGTCAGAGCATCAATGGTGCAGTTCATGGAGTCAAACCGGATAATATAAAAAAAGACTATATAAAAATGGAAAAAGCAAACAAAGATTTAGTGTTAAACCTAATTCGAAAAACACTTTAAAAAAGAGAATTAAATATTTAAAAACAACACAAGTAAAACTACTGTCTGCACTATATAAACTTACACTCCAAGTTTTAACCAGCAGTTTCGCCTCCCCTATTTCCCCAAAAAGATTACTTGGAGGCACCTTATCATCTTCATAAGTCCTATTAGCAAATAGCACTTATTCTTTACCACAAATACCACAAATATAGGCGAGTACCCATTAAAGGTATTCAAAATATATGTCTTTTAATGTCTTACTCTTAGGGTAATGATTAAGAGGTGTATTATTTAATAATATAAATGATTTAAATAATGAAGAAAAATCTATTTTGCATGTGGCTTATGCTCATAGCCATATTATTCTCGGCAAACACGCAGGCCCAAATGACCATCGGGGGCAAAAAAGAGCCCGAGGCTTTCTCAGTGCTCGAACTCCTCAACAAAGGCGGACTTAGACTGCCTCAAATGACTACTGCAGAACGCGATGCCTTTGCAGTAAAAAACAACGAAAAAGGAAACGGGCTTACTATTTACAATAAGACAACCAATTGTGTGGAGTATTGGAATGCTTCTCGCTGGGTAAGTTTATGCGATGGTACATCTCAGGCGACAATAAGCCCGCAGCCTTGTATAAATGTAGCGGCTGATGGCAGTGGCTGTGACCAGACATTTAAGATTACAGATCCTGACTGTCCTAATGGGCCATTTAACATCAGTATTGTTGCTGGAGGCGAATATGCATCTTTAGTTGATGTAGATAATGCTAACGGAAGTTTTAAAATTAACTTTTTTCCAAATGAAACTATAAATCTGCATACGGTATTGGTACGTGTTACCAGCACCTGTACAAGTTTATATAAAGAGTTTTTATTCTCTCAAAATGGGGTAGACTGCAGCTCTATGTCGTATGCAGTGCCTACATTAACAGCATCTGGAACAGTTTTATGCGCTGACGGTTCGGTATATTTATCTGTTCCTGCCAATACGGCGAATCTTGATAAATTAATCTGGACCCGTAACGGTATTGAGGTTGCCCGCGGCGTTAATTATTATATCGCAACACAAAAAGGAAAATACAATATTTCCATGGGTGCTGTGGGCTGTAACACAAATGCAGGGAATGAAAAAAACATTACGGAATCTACTACAGTGGCACCAGCCAGCATTGCAGCATTAGCTTCAAATAATGGTGTGCTTTGCGGTACAAATTCAGTCACACTTTCAGCATCCGGAACTGCGGGTAGTGTAGTTTGGTTCCATAATGGAGTTGAAGAAAAATCAGGATTAACCGTTAATATAAGCGGCGATAGCAGTGTGGGCGATTGGTTTGCAGCGGTAAAAGACGGAAGCTGCTATTCTAAACAGTCTAACACTATTAATGTGACGAAAAGTGCAGCTAGCGTGCAGATAACTGTTCCTGACACTGATATTTTGGTGAACGGAAAACCGTTAAACACCATTACATCATTCTGTGCTGGCGGAAGTCTGGATTTAAGCATCGCTAATAAGCAGAGCGGAATCACCTATACTTGGTATAATGGCAATGACGTTATAACGGTTAACCCATTTATAGTGCCGGCTTCTCAGAGCACCATGACACTTCGTATGATTGCTACTGATAACACCGATGCAAAATGTCCTGCAGAAGCGCATGTAATTGATAAGAATATCACAAGTGGCAATACACCTTCAAAACCGACAATAAACAGCAGCAGCAACAGTACACGCTGCACCGGTTCGGCAGTTTTAACTGTTTTAGAAACGGGCACTTACACTTGGTACAAGGATAACGTTAAAATGAGTGAAACCGCTAAAGAAATTACGGTTACAGAAGACGGCACTTATGGAGTAACTATAACCAACGCAAGCGGCTGTACAAGCCCTATGGCAGTAAAAACAATTTTAGGAAATTCAAGTGCACCTGTCATTTCGTGGAACCCGGCTCCTCCTGCTCAGGCTACTTATAATTCTGTAATTGATTTTTCTCTTACCACTGCATTCAATCCTACTTCTTATGTATGGACTAAGGATGGCGTTGTAATACCAAATATTACTGGACAGACCGCAACAATTACGCTTCCAAGTACTGGAAGTTCTGTAAAAATTGGGGTGACAGCTAAAAACGACTGTGGAGAACAAACAATTTCACAGGATATAGCATTAAACGATGCATGCCCTACGCCAGTTATTACTACACAGCCTGCTTCGCAGTCTATAATAGCAAAAACGAGCGTTACGGTAAAAGTAGCGGCGAGCGGCAACAATACAAAAACATATCAGTGGTTCCGCAATACCTCTGACAGTACAACAGGAGGAACACCTGTAGGAAATGCCATATCATATACTACGGCAGATCTTACAGAAGGCATCTATTATTTTTACTGTATTGTAACAAATGGCTGTACAGGCAATCCTAAAGCAACATCGCAAACAGCCAAGATTACGGTAACTAAAAATCCAGCCGATATACCTTTAGGAACCGGAACCTTAAGTGGCAAGACCTGTTTTGATGTTGTACAAATAAATAATAATGCAGATTGTGGCACACTTGCCTCCCGTTCTGGCCAGAAGGCAGATTTTAGTCCAACTTATACCTATACATTTACCCCTCAAGGCACTGTAACCAATTTTCATTTTACATTAGTAGAAACAGTAGGGGCAGGCAATATTGTTGAATCATATACAACCAGCGGTTATACAGTAACGGTAAAATACAAAGCAGATTTGTACAATACAGCAAAAGGGCTGTCTACTGCAGATGCATTTAAACTCACTATATATGCTATTTTCAATGACGGAACTGGCACAGAGAAAGCAGTAAATCTTACGGCACAAATAAAAGACTGTATGTGTTGCGGAGCTATGATTAGTCCTACAGAATGGAGAGGCTTTATGTGTCATAACTTAGGTGCTGATAGAACTTTGGATCCTTTTACTTTAAATACCGGATTAATAGGATCATATTATCAGTGGGGAACATCTACTCCTGCAGTTTCTTATGTGAATTTTAACAGTCCTGCATTTAGAAGTGCTACCACATGGGTTGATGCTAGCGGTAAAAAAACAGCAAATGATCCTTGCGATGCAGGCTACCATATACCTACAAAAGCAGAATGGCAAGGACTTATAGATTATTATACTACTAACTCTTCTTTGAGAAAGACTGTAGGTAGTGCTACATCCCCTGGGTTAGGCGGTGTTTTTTATGGCACCT from Flavobacterium sp. KACC 22763 includes these protein-coding regions:
- a CDS encoding Crp/Fnr family transcriptional regulator; this encodes MQQIRDNLELMTKLSDEDWNIFSSKLIRQEFSKKTAILQTGQIENYLSFIEKGILRYYVPSENKDLTFTFVFDGEFTSGYDSFITRLPINYTIEALSDTILWRVSYNDLQDIYAETKVGNTIGRLASEDLFIKKSKRELSLLNDSAEQRYLNLFTEQPHLIQKIPQKYLASYIGITPQALSRIRKRIY
- a CDS encoding DoxX family protein, with amino-acid sequence METLIVLFGVFIAILLIIWLTTKRFELAFAGRVAMASMLTFTAVGHFVFAKGMAMMISFLPWANAIVFVTGIIELIAAIGLLLPKTKILTGKLLILFFILLLPANIYAASHNINLQTADYTGKGLSYLWIRIPMQLLFIAWVYFSSLGINQKSK
- a CDS encoding RrF2 family transcriptional regulator — its product is MISGKFAITIHILTLLHKFPNDYLSSEFIAGSINLNPVLVRKEIANLKAHHIVESKEGKNGGTKLAVNAADLTLKQIFEMTFETIGLGFAKNQPNPDCPVGKNINQHLEVLYSEMNQNVSKQLEGISLEDFSNQF
- a CDS encoding NAD(P)-dependent oxidoreductase, which encodes MKIALIGATGFVGSAILNELADRKHEITAIARTPKDTANATWVAADIFNVDALAEILKGHDAVVNAYNPGWTNPNIYDDFLAGSKAIQEAVKKSGVKRFITIGGAGSLYVAPDLQAVDTPDFPKEIFPGANAARHYLNIIKEEKDLDWAFFSPAFEMHAGTKTGRTGKYRLGLENPVFNDEQRSILSVEDLAVVITDEVETPKHHQVRFTAGY